A stretch of Caenorhabditis elegans chromosome IV DNA encodes these proteins:
- the arf-6 gene encoding ADP-ribosylation factor 6 (Confirmed by transcript evidence), translated as MGKFLSKIFGKKELRILMLGLDAAGKTTILYKLKLGQSVTTIPTVGFNVETVTYKNIKFNVWDVGGQDKIRPLWRHYYTGTQALIFVMDAADRDRVDEARMELHRIINDREMKEAIILVFANKQDLADAMKPHEIQDKLGLTRIRDRNWYVQPSCASTGDGLHEGLTWLSQNCKP; from the exons ATGGGTAAATTCCTGTCGAAAATCTTTGGCAAAAAGGAGCTCCGGATATTAATGCTCGGACTCGATGCGGCGGGTAAAACCA caattctGTACAAACTGAAGCTCGGGCAATCAGTGACCACAATTCCGACGGTGGGCTTCAATGTGGAGACTGTCACgtataaaaatatcaaattcaaCGTTTGG GACGTCGGCGGACAGGACAAAATTCGACCCCTCTGGCGACATTATTACACAGGAACTCAGGCGCTCATTTTTGTGATGGACGCCGCTGATAGAGACAG aGTCGACGAGGCGCGAATGGAGCTTCACCGAATAATTAATGATCGGGAAATGAAGGAGGCgattattttggtttttgccAATAAACAGGATCTTGCCGATG cgatGAAACCACACGAAATTCAGGATAAATTGGGATTGACGAGGATTCGAGACAGGAATTG GTACGTCCAACCATCATGTGCTTCAACCGGAGACGGCCTACACGAAGGCCTGACGTGGCTAAGCCAGAATTGCAAGCCGTAA
- the Y116A8C.49 gene encoding Ephrin_rec_like domain-containing protein (Predicted), whose translation MMDPVQIEIASVFITCDGADAEYGKFIPKDFAEAADFKKGAPGPACPTGRTATSDGLCALPGSSGSGSDSSGSGGSKSFSPSVLSTGLVVFIVSILNVY comes from the exons ATGATGGATCCAGTCCAAATCGAGATTGCTAGTGTCTTTATCACTTGCGACGGGGCAGATGCTGAGTATGGCAAATTTATTCCCAA aGATTTCGCAGAAGCGgctgattttaaaaaagggGCACCAGGCCCTGCGTGCCCAACCGGAAGAACTGCAACATCTGATGGCTTGTGTGCTCTTCCTGGTAGTTCTGGCTCTGGATCTGACAGTTCTGGATCCGGTGGTTCGAAAAGCTTCTCCCCATCCGTCCTCTCCACTGGATTGGTCGTCTTCATCGTCTCGATCTTGAACGTCTACTAG
- the Y116A8C.468 gene encoding uncharacterized protein (Confirmed by transcript evidence), with protein MMELLLDAPGHHDAHMKHLLLLGLIQSSNNQQLVGNIKSN; from the coding sequence ATGATGGAGCTGCTGCTGGATGCTCCTGGTCATCACGATGCACATATGAAACATCTGCTCCTGCTCGGACTCATACAATCATCAAACAACCAGCAACTCGTGGGAAACATCAAGTCGAAttga
- the Y116A8C.463 gene encoding uncharacterized protein (Predicted), whose product MDAYCLKTKFPSRNRFGKMFASEDPPSLALILIQETMSLFLQQKSQIAALTSC is encoded by the coding sequence ATGGACGCGTACTGTCTCAAGACGAAATTTCCAAGCAGAAACCGGTTTGGAAAGATGTTCGCCTCAGAAGATCCGCCGTCGCTCGCTTTGATATTGATCCAGGAGACTATGTCATTATTCCTTCAACAAAAGAGCCAAATCGCTGCCTTGACTTCATGTTGA
- the nep-23 gene encoding NEPrilysin metallopeptidase family (Product from WormBase gene class nep;~Confirmed by transcript evidence) codes for MNLKKVKEKLSCLSTNILLLIVVIAIFGTVVIWKIDKLELWEAEALSSQESMLGELKVAVTSLEQHRPGHLKKNVCQTPECITLAHQLHNYHDPSADPCDNFYQSVCGKQHEHSLKSGLAKKHLILRNLIRETITNRKVTPTSKSENEMRKFHGICSKYQRANSSSDIAQQALRDIFRDVQSIGSWPAGSRNWNESDFNLNEMLNNLVKLGQRNFGLFQISFKYRDQLLISAEEHRRNYSKLEPTILNIFETNGLVPDRIQLLKDLEGFASLEALLKNHYYLDNMDKMKPAVLDDLVPSVDFMGLVKAMISPGKEHLMPKIELKTSVLNQTLFNDENMNLEAIILDTPKRTLANYLIFNFIDSSLDHLVFETTSQKGNTCEDKVITYLPRASLRVFIRNYVDKENRDLITQLAEKTRIALHTLVQNSTWLKAESKQLALDKINAMGKMIGYPDFFEPPGTLDGMFKNLNLDSSDTYYTALNKLERYFVEQKMDYFAEETPLDPDLRVFEMNAYYYIPGNQLNFLAPFFDDPMFDSTYPDYVNIAMSGNIIGHEMGHAFGPHAILRTVRGREVWMKPEELAEYESRAQCLANQYSEYDDPDFGRVFDGGKVIDELVADNIGREVSWKMFKSLDLTNATRIIGFEDYDIDQLYFRVGALTHCTPHAMRDLKGSIESSHPRKAFRVNGVYANLPEFARAFNCPTGSPMNPRKKCDMF; via the exons atgAATCTGAAAAAGGTGAAGGAAAAGCTGTCATGTTTGTCCACCAACATTCTACTTCTTATTGTGGTCATTGCGATTTTCGGTACTGTGgttatttggaaaatcgataaactgGAGTTATGGGAGGCTGAAGCTTTAAGTTCTCAGGAGTCAATGCTCGGCGAGCTCAAGGTCGCAGTTACCTCGCTGGAGCAGCATAGACCCGGGCATCTCAAGAAGAATGTGTGCCAGACACCGGAATGTATCACGCTTGCTCATCAATTG cacaaCTATCATGATCCTTCTGCCGATCCTTGCGACAACTTCTATCAATCAGTGTGCGGTAAGCAGCACGAGCATTCTTTGAAGAGTGGGCTGGCGAAGAAGCATTTGATTCTTAGAAACTTGATAAGAG agactaTCACAAACCGTAAAGTAACACCAACTTCGAAATCCGAGAacgaaatgagaaaatttcatGGAATATGTTCAAAGTATCAGCGAGCTAAT AGCTCCTCAGATATTGCACAACAAGCGCTCCGGGATATTTTCAGAGATGTTCAGAGCATTGGCTCCTGGCCGGCTGGAAGTCGAAATTGGAATGAGTCGGATTTTAATTTGAATG AAATGCTCAATAACCTAGTCAAGCTAGGCCAACGAAATTTTGGACTGTTCCAAATATCTTTCAAATACCGTGACCAATTGTTAATCAGCGCCGAGGAACACCGCAGGAACTACTCAAAGCTTGAGCcgacaattttaaatattttcgagACAAATGGACTTGTGCCAGATCGGATACAACTTTTGAAAGATTTGGAGGGTTTTGCATCTCTTGAagctttattgaaaaat cattacTACTTGGACAATATGGATAAAATGAAGCCCGCCGTGCTTGATGATCTGGTGCCAAGTGTGGACTTTATGGGGCTTGTCAAAGCAATGATCAGCCCGGGAAAGGAGCACTTGATGCCGAAGATTGAGCTCAAGACTAGTGTACTGAATCAGACATTGTTCAACGATGAGAATATGAAT ctggaaGCAATCATCCTTGACACACCCAAGCGAACACTGGCAAATTATTTGATCTTCAACTTTATTGACAGTTCATTGGACCATCTGGTTTTCGAAACAACTTCTCAAAAAGGAAACACTTGTGAAGAT aaagtcaTCACATACCTTCCTCGTGCATCTCTCCGAGTCTTCATTCGCAATTACGTCGACAAAGAGAACCGAGACCTGATCACCCAGCTGGCCGAAAAAACTCGAATCGCTCTTCACACTTTGGTTCAGAACTCCACGTGGCTAAAGGCAGAATCCAAACAACTTGCTCTAGACAAAATTAATGCGATGGGAAAGATGATTGGGTATCCGGACTTTTTCGAGCCACCGGGCACTTTGGATGgcatgtttaaaaat ctaaatcTCGACTCATCTGACACGTACTACACAGCTCTCAACAAGCTCGAAAGGTATTttgttgaacaaaaaatggattaTTTCGCAGAAGAGACACCTCTGGATCCAGATTTACgcgtttttgaaatgaatgcCTACTACTATATTCCCGGAAATCAGCTGA ACTTCCTTGCTCCATTCTTTGATGATCCAATGTTTGACTCGACCTACCCCGATTATGTGAACATTGCCATGTCTGGGAACATAATTGGTCATGAAATGGGTCACGCATTTGGTCCACACGCAATTTTGAGAACTGTCAGAGGACGGGAAGTGTGGATGAAACCGGAAGAACTTGCAGAATACGAGAGCAGGGCGCAGTGCCTGGCAAATCAGTACAGTGAATATGATGATCCAGATTTTGGACGAGTT TTTGACGGCGGCAAAGTGATCGATGAGCTTGTGGCGGATAATATCGGACGGGAGGtttcttggaaaatgtttaaaagtcTTGACTTGACAAATGCGACAAGGATTATTGGATTTGAAGACTATGACATTGACCAACTGTATTTCCGTGTTGGAGCCCTG ACACACTGCACCCCTCATGCGATGCGTGATTTGAAAGGGTCTATCGAAAGTTCTCATCCTCGGAAAGCATTCCGTGTGAATGGAGTCTATGCGAATCTTCCAGAGTTTGCCAGAGCATTCAACTGCCCGACGGGATCTCCAATGAATCCGAGAAAGAAGTGTGATATGTTCTGA
- the nep-24 gene encoding NEPrilysin metallopeptidase family (Product from WormBase gene class nep;~Partially confirmed by transcript evidence), protein MSLQKAKEKLPGFMLLLLLTCTAPLAIGATTPATRNVCNTPACITLAHMLHNYHDPSVDPCDNFHQFACGREHEHETEDIYTKKTKTINNIMKRFLKKNETSRSKSENAMRTLYKACKTLEKNSTASRNKALQDIFQDIQSIGAWPVVDDKWDESKFDLNDFLVNLVRLGRKNFGLFQMARYVNVRNFAIGPEAAWRHNVDLGKTISEILKANSVQTNNKKLLDDLAEYVNLEKALSQHKFNTVQPGYIFSERSDFVSSVNFSRLVLEMMSPDKRTLFPEVYQIMYLTNTSLFFGKNNNLETIIRNTSKRALANYLIFKFIDTSIADLTYGSPSAFCEQKVINFLPRAALRAFYRNFISKENRKKITKLTEATQVQLLKIIGATDWMSIKSKKIAMDRVSSMNMVIGYPDYFDPPGKLDGLFEHLNLSSSDTYYTVVRKINRFMREQEMDYYTGEVPYYPLFPGLMTNAMYNANDNNLMIFAPFFDDPFFDSSFPDYANIAFTSNTLAHEMGHTFSPHLMDIMTGTTEVWLTPKETEEYEKRVKCLEDQYTEYDDPEYGRIAKSCIV, encoded by the exons atgaGTCTACAAAAAGCCAAGGAAAAGCTGCCAGGATttatgcttcttcttcttctcaccTGTACTGCTCCACTCGCCATCGGAGCAACAACTCCTGCTACCCGAAATGTCTGTAATACTCCAGCATGCATCACTCTTGCTCACATGTTG CACAACTACCACGACCCATCAGTTGATCCGTGTGACAACTTCCACCAATTCGCTTGCGGGAGAGAGCATGAGCACGAAACGGAAGATATTTacacgaaaaaaacaaaaaccatcAATAATATAATGAAAA gatttctaaaaaagaacGAGACGTCAAGATCGAAGTCGGAGAATGCTATGAGAACCTTGTATAAAGCGTGTAAAACCTTGgagaaa aattccacAGCCAGTCGTAACAAAGCTCTTCAGGACATTTTCCAAGATATTCAGAGCATTGGGGCTTGGCCAGTGGTGGATGATAAGTGGGATGAGTCGAAATTCGATCTGAATGATTTCCTTGTTAATCTAGTGAGGTtgggaagaaaaaattttggactaTTTCAAATGGCACGGTATGTAAACGTTCGAAATTTTGCTATAGGCCCAGAAGCAGCTTGGCGTCACAACGTAGATCTCGGAAAG acaatttccgAGATTCTGAAAGCTAATTCTGTTCAGACGAACAATAAGAAGCTTCTAGACGATTTGGCAGAGTATGTTAATTTGGAGAAGGCGTTAAGCCAGCACAAGTTCAACACAGTTCAACCaggatatattttttctgagcGATCAGATTTTGTGTCAAGTGTGAATTTTTCAAGGCTCGTCTTGGAAATGATGAGCCCCGACAAAAGAACTTTATTCCCGGAAGTGTATCAGATTATGTACCTAACCAACACCTCgctgttttttggaaaaaataataat CTTGAAACAATCATTCGGAACACTTCTAAAAGAGCATTGGCCAACTACTTGATCTTCAAATTCATCGATACGTCTATCGCAGACCTGACATATGGTTCCCCATCGGCATTTTGCGAACAG aaagTCATCAACTTTCTCCCTCGTGCTGCTCTTCGTGCATTCTATCGCAACTTTATAAGTAAGGAGAATCGGAAGAAAATCACCAAATTGACTGAAGCCACCCAAGTTCAACTGTTGAAGATCATCGGCGCAACTGATTGGATGAGCATtaaatcgaagaaaatcgCGATGGATAGAGTCAGCAGTATGAATATGGTAATTGGATATCCAGACTATTTTGATCCACCGGGAAAACTGGATGGACTATTCGAACAT ctCAATCTGTCTTCATCTGACACTTATTACACGGttgtcagaaaaatcaatcgaTTCATGCGTGAACAAGAGATGGACTATTATACCGGAGAAGTGCCGTACTATCCATTGTTCCCGGGACTTATGACTAATGCCATGTATAACGCGAATGATAATAATCTAA TGATCTTTGCCCCATTCTTCGATGATCCATTTTTCGACTCTAGTTTCCCGGACTATGCAAACATCGCATTCACTTCGAACACACTTGCTCATGAAATGGGACACACTTTCAGCCCGCATTTGATGGATATAATGACTGGTACAACAGAAGTTTGGCTAACACCGAAGGAGACAGAGGAGTACGAAAAGAGGGTGAAATGCCTGGAAGATCAATATACTGAGTATGACGATCCGGAGTACGGGAGAATTGCAAAAAGCTgtatagtttga
- the Y116A8C.9 gene encoding Transmembrane protein 185B (Confirmed by transcript evidence) translates to MVELSLGVFFRSFNASKVILCACLLIFTALFTLKLDGKVSFSYAFVFAPLWACNLLVFVGAIVGICSFCSKPPSRNEIVMRVDFSAMLITATEHIFLCTFVSLVFIKLEFDYLFEPGYPLPWTIVFCPLFSLSILSIGIAIWSLRHDKPFEFEFFYAINIVQLVFIAFKLDKQVDWTWAVVFIPLWVVLSLAAVGVLYALVLSVVLIRSRHFIPAHRRQHVYSAILHTFFVIPALVCLVLLTGKLDSMNWPDKGSVSELSYTLAMAPLQVSFFFMAIMSAGFGGPSSTPQTNIWWFGLRKPLCPFLLEKCPSLRTYANVSYRIGGTNRADNEPENGEEREAVIGEENEERDEADVGAIVNGNERRRNQRDKGRGSGGSQNSQEGGQNPSEQIASSSAAIIRAMAQYRNEFGYQWKGDISQPD, encoded by the exons atggtgGAATTAAGTCTGGGAGTCTTTTTCCGATCGTTTAACGCATC aaaagtaaTTCTCTGCGCTTGTCTGCTAATTTTCACGGCATTATTCACGTTAAAACTCGATGGAAAAGTCTCATTTAG ctaCGCATTCGTTTTTGCGCCGCTATGGGCCTGTAATCTCCTAGTTTTCGTCGGAGCCATCGTCGGAATTTGCTCTTTTTGCTCAAAACCACCGTCGAG AAACGAAATTGTGATGCGTGTCGACTTTTCGGCTATGCTAATCACTGCTACCGAgcacatttttctttgtacATTTGTTTCGCTGGTTTTTATTAAG CTAGAATTCGATTATCTCTTCGAACCAGGATATCCACTTCCATGGACAATTGTATTCTGTCCATTATTCTCTTTATCAATATTATCAATTGGAATAGCTATATGGTCCCTCCGGCATGATAAACCattcgaatttgaatttttctacgCAATTAATATTGTTCAGCTGGTTTTTATCGCTTTCAAGCTGGATAAACAG GTCGATTGGACATGGGCAGTCGTATTCATACCTCTATGGGTGGTCCTTTCCCTTGCCGCTGTCGGTGTTCTCTACGCTCTTGTGCTCTCCGTTGTGCTCATCAGATCTCGTCATTTCATTCCGGCTCACCGTCGCCAACACGTTTATTCTGCGATTTTACACACGTTTTTC gtaattcCAGCGCTGGTATGCCTTGTACTGCTTACTGGAAAGCTTGATTCGATGAATTGGCCGGATAAAGGATCAGTATCAGAATTGAGCTATACG CTCGCAATGGCTCCACTTCAagtatcatttttcttcatggCAATCATGTCAGCAGGCTTTGGAGGCCCCTCTTCAACACCACAAACCAATATTTGGTGGTTTGGATTAAGGAAACCCCTTTGCccatttttattggaaaaatgtcCATCTCTGAGAACATATGCTAATGTTAGCTATCGAATTGGTGGAACTAATCGAGCTGATAATGAG cCAGAAAACGGTGAAGAACGTGAAGCAGTGATTGGTGAGGAGAATGAGGAAAGGGATGAAGCCGATGTGGGGGCAATTGTTAATGGAAATGAACGAAGAAGAAATCAAAGAGATAAAGGAAGAGGTTCCGGTGGATCACAGAATAGTCAGGAGGGAGGGCAAA atccaTCTGAACAAATAGCCTCCTCATCGGCAGCAATTATCCGAGCAATGGCTCAATACAGAAATGAATTTGGATATCAGTGGAAAGGCGATATTTCTCAACCGgattaa
- the Y116A8C.10 gene encoding Rab-like protein 3 (Confirmed by transcript evidence): MSSLDESSTKILVLGDSCVGKTSLCHCIAGGGEPPGGGRSFDSTIGATVVMAWHEYRAGTPEQRTELLELWDIGGMVAHRQAAQVFFEGAVGAILVHDLTNKRSEENLATWLTMLDGKPRGAAPKSSKDPAAVALKVDIESCNIPVLIVGTKADLVPHKGPVSYDRLHIDSLKIILRGSANSITLSRFFDSCLDRTRRTSLNSSSSSFFTKPRSMTPNLPGASASAAAAAANVTNRTMSPYTSVLMGS, from the exons atgagcTCCCTCGACGAATCCTCCACAAAAATCCTCGTCCTGGGCGACTCGTGCGTCGGCAAGACCTCCCTGTGTCACTGTATCGCCGGCGGTGGTGAGCCGCCCGGCGGCGGCCGATCTTTCGACTCAACCATCGGAGCAACCGTCGTCATGGCATGGCACGAGTATCGAGCCGGCACCCCGGAGCAACGTACCGAGCTTCTCGAGCTATGGGATATTGGTGGAATGGTGGCTCATCGACAGGCGGCTCAAGTGTTTTTTGAGGGAGCCGTTGGCGCAATTCTCGTGCACGATTTGACGAATAAACGGAGCGAGGAGAACCTCGCCACGTGGCTTACGATGCTTGACGGGAAGCCTCGGGGAGCAGCTCCGAAGAGCTCCAAGGATCCGGCCGCCGTCGCGTTGAAAGTCGATATTGAGAGTTGCAATATTCCTGTGTTGATTGTGGGAACGAAAGCCGACTTGGTGCCGCATAAGGGGCCTGTTAGCTATGATAG ACTGCACATCGACTCGCTCAAAATAATCCTCCGAGGCTCTGCCAACTCCATCACCCTCTCCAGATTCTTCGACTCTTGCCTCGACCGTACCCGCCGAACTTCTCTCAACTCGTCCTCGTCGTCATTCTTCACAAAACCTCGCTCAATGACTCCGAACCTTCCCGGAGCCTCAGCATCGGCGGCAGCGGCGGCGGCAAACGTCACGAATCGGACGATGAGCCCGTACACATCGGTTTTGATGGGAtcttaa
- the Y116A8C.9 gene encoding ABC2_membrane domain-containing protein (Confirmed by transcript evidence), with translation MNWPDKGSVSELSYTLAMAPLQVSFFFMAIMSAGFGGPSSTPQTNIWWFGLRKPLCPFLLEKCPSLRTYANVSYRIGGTNRADNEPENGEEREAVIGEENEERDEADVGAIVNGNERRRNQRDKGRGSGGSQNSQEGGQNPSEQIASSSAAIIRAMAQYRNEFGYQWKGDISQPD, from the exons ATGAATTGGCCGGATAAAGGATCAGTATCAGAATTGAGCTATACG CTCGCAATGGCTCCACTTCAagtatcatttttcttcatggCAATCATGTCAGCAGGCTTTGGAGGCCCCTCTTCAACACCACAAACCAATATTTGGTGGTTTGGATTAAGGAAACCCCTTTGCccatttttattggaaaaatgtcCATCTCTGAGAACATATGCTAATGTTAGCTATCGAATTGGTGGAACTAATCGAGCTGATAATGAG cCAGAAAACGGTGAAGAACGTGAAGCAGTGATTGGTGAGGAGAATGAGGAAAGGGATGAAGCCGATGTGGGGGCAATTGTTAATGGAAATGAACGAAGAAGAAATCAAAGAGATAAAGGAAGAGGTTCCGGTGGATCACAGAATAGTCAGGAGGGAGGGCAAA atccaTCTGAACAAATAGCCTCCTCATCGGCAGCAATTATCCGAGCAATGGCTCAATACAGAAATGAATTTGGATATCAGTGGAAAGGCGATATTTCTCAACCGgattaa
- the Y116A8C.470 gene encoding Stress-associated endoplasmic reticulum protein (Confirmed by transcript evidence): MAHVKPNKTTTTRRAKSMTTRHQIESTTQTSPSSQLGFLAGLALCVLSALNFF; this comes from the coding sequence ATGGCACACGTCAAGCCaaacaaaacaacaacaactCGTCGGGCAAAATCAATGACAACTCGCCACCAAATTGAATCGACAACCCAAACGTCTCCCTCTTCACAGCTTGGATTTTTGGCTGGATTGGCTCTCTGTGTGCTTTCtgctttgaactttttctag
- the Y116A8C.469 gene encoding uncharacterized protein (Confirmed by transcript evidence) has translation MMKLLLDAPGHHDAHMKHLLLLGLIQSSNNQPLLENIKSD, from the coding sequence ATGATGAAGCTGCTGCTGGATGCTCCTGGTCATCACGATGCACATATGAAACATCTGCTCCTGCTCGGACTCATACAATCATCAAACAACCAGCCACTCTTGGAAAACATAAAGTCGGATtga